The following proteins are co-located in the Myxocyprinus asiaticus isolate MX2 ecotype Aquarium Trade chromosome 18, UBuf_Myxa_2, whole genome shotgun sequence genome:
- the LOC127455743 gene encoding uncharacterized protein LOC127455743 yields MLQQNNNNNHHCLDVAHRELLHECRRTNVSFTSALEFGAIPLIKGLRAWAVNGGYSRARRKAATAPRAQGTCQQPPENRLGQRSWSGQISSVYGQTLESTTSTRTPGVRQDGLGALVTVATLKGKEGDGRQTQTRCLFLKAQGRGSYICAVGHQGAGMRVTVPRTHSVILEGTKKEIGCSSKGLRASQDGTDDGGVLKAKPRAIRKWRKCSKTTCSSEKRTTKVDITNQCCEPGHGDHNNSAFSKVTLGPVNRTSHNTMSEQVTQCETEENNMERSNTTSHGVLKLQSQEYELSKDERAHSPTSVHIFTTESTDPQSCCFSAKPCADTGEQVEGLGINPSDKCFKSCEGSNCANDHAQRDTEVCKRENHQNTETKNKDGNIVADEPKLERSSVVSKTSETIFDSPEIKRTTINCSTEPSLGHALMMTSSEVPVNSIQENQESRTNEYSWNCENQHSVETGDLTTPRCATPDTMITTMPEGFTGQVYTLVGVECNSLEKCKSPMCSPQQWEELIAEHGELEVHQPDKSSLRGFSMPTSSIILTTIHSLPNRAPTTTEGIATAIPALSKGEVGDRGGDLLPLVNSEFLTEPERVDERENVATDEGSLDVGEEEDEFGAFMQADGKQLLTDGFQQLATGKDYKTGGLTSSTNANEPTSWTSDWTTDQSFLQSESTWTAFSQETVEQKIVPGGQWWPTTVEKPNLSLSPLCDVSSVFLEAFSSEKPYCQDPDYIPTLKQLLQGPAENGNTGEPREQSLLDGLQDLDRMIGVKYKRAESLSCKLLLQSLHLERSSSECVTVRVKTSARFSPNLPASNQQLAANAKRRLSYDFNRNIMT; encoded by the exons ATGCTGCAACAGAACAACAACAATAACCACCACTGCCTGGACGTGGCCCATAGAGAGCTACTGCATGAATGCAGAAGAACCAATGTCTCATTCACCAGTGCCCTTGAGTTTGGAGCTATACCCCTAATTAAAGGCCTGAGAGCATGGGCTGTGAATGGCGGCTACTCCAGAGCCAGAAGAAAGGCTGCTACGGCACCCCGGGCACAGGGCACATGCCAACAGCCACCTGAAAACAGGTTGGGGCAGAGAAGCTGGTCAGGTCAGATTAGCAGTGTCTATGGGCAGACACTGGAGAGTACAACTAGTACAAGAACTCCAGGGGTCAGGCAAGATGGTCTCGGTGCTCTTGTAACTGTGGCCACTTTGAAAGGCAAAGAGGGGGATGGCAGGCAGACTCAGACACGCTGTCTCTTTCTCAAGGCCCAGGGAAGAGGCAGCTACATCTGTGCTGTTGGACACCAGGGGGCTGGGATGAGAGTCACAGTTCCACGGACTCATAGTGTCATTCTGGAGGGTACAAAGAAAGAAATCGGATGTTCCTCAAAAGGGCTAAGGGCAAGCCAGGATGGGACAGATGATGGTGGGGTACTCAAGGCCAAGCCAAGGGCCATAAGAAAGTGGAGAAAGTGCAGTAAAACAACATGCTCGTCTGAGAAAAGAACGACTAAAGTGGACATCACCAATCAATGTTGTGAGCCAGGACATGGTGACCATAACAATTCTGCATTCTCAAAAGTCACCTTAGGGCCAGTTAACAGAACATCACATAACACAATGTCAGAGCAAGTAACACAATGCGAAACAGAAGAAAACAATATGGAAAGAAGCAATACTACCTCTCATGGTGTACTTAAACTGCAAAGTCAGGAATATGAGTTGAGCAAAGACGAAAGGGCTCATTCACCCACATCTGTGCATATTTTCACAACTGAGAGCACGGACCCACAATCCTGCTGCTTTTCTGCCAAACCATGTGCTGATACAGGTGAGCAGGTTGAGGGATTGGGAATCAATCCAtcagataaatgttttaaaagttgtGAAGGATCCAACTGTGCCAATGATCATGCACAAAGAGACACCGAGGTCTGTAAACGTGAAAATCATCAGAAtactgaaacaaaaaacaaagatggaAACATTGTTGCTGATGAGCCAAAATTAGAAAGATCATCTGTAGTATCTAAGACCTCTGAGACTATCTTTGATAGTCCAGAAATAAAACGGACCACAATAAACTGTAGTACTGAGCCAAGCTTAGGTCATGCACTCATGATGACATCCTCTGAAGTCCCTGTCAACAGCATTCAGGAGAATCAAGAGTCCAGGACAAACGAGTACTCGTGGAACTGTGAGAATCAACATTCTGTGGAGACTGGCGATCTCACAACACCGAGATGTGCGACTCCAGACACAATGATCACAACCATGCCGGAGGGCTTCACAGGGCAAGTTTACACTCTAGTGGGAGTTGAATGCAATTCTTTAGAGAAGTGCAAGTCACCCATGTGCTCACCTCAGCAATGGGAGGAATTAATCGCAGAACATGGAGAACTTGAAGTTCATCAGCCTGACAAATCCTCTTTACGAGGCTTTAGCATGCCAACATCCAGTATAATTCTAACCACTATTCACTCCCTGCCTAATCGTGCCCCTACCACCACAGAAGGCATAGCAACAGCCATTCCAGCATTAAGCAAGGGGGAGGTGGGGGATAGAGGTGGAGACTTGCTGCCACTGGTGAACTCCGAGTTTCTAACAGAGCCGGAAAGAGTTGATGAGAGGGAGAATGTGGCCACTGATGAGGGGTCTCTTGATGTGGGTGAGGAGGAGGATGAGTTTGGGGCTTTCATGCAGGCAGATGGAAAGCAGCTCTTGACGGATGGGTTCCAACAGTTGGCTACTGGAAAGGATTACAAGACTG GGGGACTTACAAGCTCCACTAATGCAAATGAACCAACGTCCTGGACATCTGATTGGACAACAGATCAGTCATTCCTGCAATCAGAGAGCACATGGACTGCTTTCAGCCAGGAGACTGTGGAGCAGAAGATAGTGCCTGGTGGTCAGTGGTGGCCTACAACTGTGGAAAAGCCAAACCTTTCCCTCTCTCCTCTTTGTGATGTG TCAAGTGTGTTTCTAGAAGCCTTTTCCTCAGAAAAGCCTTACTGTCAAGATCCTGATTACATTCCTACACTAAAACAGCTTCTGCAAGGACCAGCTGAAAATGGCAATACAGGGGAGCCTAG GGAGCAGAGCTTACTTGACGGCCTCCAGGATCTGGACAGGATGATTGGTGTAAAATATAAGAGGGCGGAGTCTCTGTCTTGTAAACTTCTCCTTCAGTCTTTGCATTTGGAACGTTCCAGTTCT GAATGTGTGACAGTTCGCGTGAAGACCAGTGCCAGGTTTTCTCCAAATCTCCCAGCATCCAACCAGCAGTTAGCTGCAAATGCTAAAAGAAGACTGTCTTATGACTTCAACAGAAATATCATGACTTAA